One Pyxicephalus adspersus chromosome 3, UCB_Pads_2.0, whole genome shotgun sequence genomic window carries:
- the CTNNBL1 gene encoding beta-catenin-like protein 1, which produces MDVGELLQYQPDRGTKRLRDDDPDEGKAQKKERGGRSRHRDEDRDTQDAEKLALDIADGGTPVDDDEAEPLDESAVKKMILAFEKRSYKNQELRIKFPDNPEKFMESELDLNDIIQEMHVMATIPDQYHLLVELNAVQSLLGLLGHENSDVCIAVVDLLQELTDIDTLHESEEGAQVLIDALVEGQVIALLVQNLERLDESVKEEADGVHNTLAIIENMTEFRPEICTEAAQQGLLQWLLKRLKAKMPFDANKLYCSEILAILLQNNDDTRELLGELDGIDVLLQQLSVFKRHDPSTAEEQEMMENLFDSLCSCLMLSSNRERFLKGEGLQLMNLMLREKKMSRCSALRVLDHAMIGPEGSDNCHKFVDILGLRTIFPLFMKSPKKMKKSGISEKEHEEHVCSILASLLRNLRGQQRTRLLSKFTENDCEKVDRLMELYFKYLDAVRMADKKIEGEKHDMVRRGEILDDDMEDEFYLRRLDAGLFLLQLLCYIIAEICNSNLPQVRQRVMQILTMRGSSIKIMRHILKEYSESIGDGKSAEFRESEQKRILDLLETL; this is translated from the exons ATGGATGTGGGGGAATTGCTGCAATATCAG CCAGACAGAGGTACAAAACGATTGAGGGATGATGACCCTGATGAGGGGAAAGctcagaagaaagaaagaggaggtCGGAGCCGGCATCGTGATGAAGATAGAGACACACAGGATGCTGAAAAACTAGCACTTGATATAGCTGATGGAGGAACTCCTGTTGATGATGATGAG GCAGAGCCATTGGATGAAAGTGCGGTAAAAAAGATGATCTTGGCTTTTGAGAAGCGATCCTACAAGAACCAGGAACTGCGCATTAAATTCCCTGATAATCCCGAGAA attcaTGGAGTCAGAGCTGGACCTGAACGACATAATCCAAGAAATGCATGTCATGGCCACTATACCAGACCAGTATCATCTTCTTGTGGAACTCAATGCAGTGCAGTCTTTGCTCGGCCTCCTGGGACATGAAAACTCTGAT GTATGTATTGCCGTGGTTGACCTTCTGCAAGAGCTGACCGACATAGATACTTTGCACGAGAGCGAGGAAGGAGCCCAGGTCCTTATAGATGCATTG GTGGAGGGGCAGGTGATTGCCCTCTTAGTACAGAATCTGGAGCGACTGGATGAGTCTGTAAAGGAAGAAGCAGATGGTGTACACAACACTTTAG CAATCATTGAGAACATGACTGAATTCCGCCCTGAGATCTGCACCGAAGCAGCACAGCAAGGCCTGCTACAATGGCTTCTAAAACGCCTAAAG GCCAAGATGCCATTCGATGCCAACAAACTCTACTGCAGTGAAATCCTGGCTATTCTTCTACAGAACAATGATG ACACTCGGGAACTCCTGGGGGAGCTGGATGGAATAGACGTGCTGCTTCAGCAGTTGTCG gtGTTTAAGCGACATGATCCCAGCACAGCAGAGGAGCAGGAGATGATGGAGAATCTGTTTGATAGTCTTTGCTCATGTCTGATGCTCAGCAGTAACAGGGAGAGGTTCCTGAAAGGAGAAGGACTACAGCTTATGAATCTCATGCTAAG AGAGAAGAAAATGTCCCGCTGCAGTGCACTTCGTGTGTTGGATCATGCCATGATTGGCCCGGAGGGCAGTGACAACTGTCACAAATTTGTGGACATCCTGGGGCTGCGGACCATCTTCCCACTATTTATGAAATCAccaaaaaagatgaagaaaagtGGAATCTCTGAAAAGGAACATGAGG AGCATGTCTGTTCCATCCTGGCCTCCCTGCTTCGTAATCTTAGAGGACAGCAGAGGACGCGACTTCTGAGCAAGTTCACAGAGAATGATTGTGAAAAG GTGGATCGTCTGATGGAGCTATATTTCAAGTATCTGGATGCTGTGCGGATGGCAGACAAGAAAATTGAAGGCgaaaaacat GACATGGTTCGTCGTGGCGAAATTCTAGATGATGATATGGAGGATGAGTTTTACCTGCGCAGGCTTGATGCTGGTCTGTTTCTACTTCAACTGCTGTGCTACATAATTGCAGAAATCTGCAACAGCAACCTGCCACAG gttcgACAGAGAGTGATGCAAATCTTGACCATGAGGGGAAGCTCTATCAAAATAATGAGACACATACTGAAGG